From one Triticum aestivum cultivar Chinese Spring chromosome 4B, IWGSC CS RefSeq v2.1, whole genome shotgun sequence genomic stretch:
- the LOC123093022 gene encoding probable protein S-acyltransferase 22, translated as MRKHGWQLPYHPLQVVAIAVFAALGFAFYVFFLPFVGSQTSQYVAMGLYTPLITCVVTLYIWCAATNPGDPGICKSAKLHSRMDKDGRQSHSHMDSDHGLNAADNSEKLSSMLERKDSPSWPRCSQLLCLVCLPFSCLCKRCLRSDDRHSEENMSEEGMFFCSLCEAEVLKNSKHCRVCDKCVDGFDHHCRWLNNCVGKRNYKGFFILMTSAVLLLVVQWLSGTLVIILCIVKRGEFSRQIDSKLGSSFSTVAFVIVVATCTILAMIATVPLAQLLCFHILLIKKGISTYDYIIALREQEEDQQEEVAGHQSPQMSIISSVTGFSTASSFGPLHRGSWCTPPRLFLEDQFDVIPPEIGMSQNPGSKKMKIPEGARRRNGTVKISPWTLARLNAEEVSKAAAQAKKKSKILKPIARQDPPIIHDNRRGRFPAELSLDPLARLSASGTESNFSDAAMEASASLAPLQLEARSAFQPSTAASSRIAVSSSESSFDSPDLHPFRVSSCTADEMLGVITPHAAQSHIEFTRSTSDGYEASGGEDSDRIPSRIVHRSSNWANSLLHSGQAGPAPDQHMPLSEGFLNNSRSG; from the exons ATGAGGAAGCACGGGTGGCAGCTGCCGTACCACCCGCTGCAGGTGGTGGCGATAGCCGTCTTCGCCGCGCTGGGCTTCGCCTTCTACGTCTTCTTCCTGCCCTTCGTCGGCAGCCAGACCTCCCAGTACGTCGCCATGGGCCTCTACACCCCGCTG ATTACGTGCGTCGTCACGCTCTACATTTGGTGCGCCGCCACGAACCCCGGCGACCCCGGCATCTGCAAGTCGGCCAAGCTGCACTCGAGGATGGACAAGGACGGGCGGCAGTCCCACTCCCACATGGATTCGGACCACGGCCTGAATGCCGCTGACAACAGCGAGAAGCTGAGCAGCATGCTCGAGAGGAAGGACTCGCCTTCTTGGCCCAGATGCTCTCAACTGCTCTGCTTAGTCTGCTTGCCCTTTTCCTGCCTCTGCAAAAGATGCCTCCGTTCAGATGACCGGCATTCTGAAGAGAACATGAGTGAGGAGGGCATGTTCTTCTGCAGCTTATGCGAAGCAGAG GTTTTGAAGAACAGTAAGCATTGCAGAGTGTGCGACAAGTGTGTTGATGGCTTTGATCACCATTGCAGA TGGCTCAACAATTGCGTTGGGAAAAGGAACTACAAAGGGTTCTTCATTCTAATGACTTCTGCTGTTCTCCTG CTTGTAGTGCAGTGGTTGTCAGGAACCCTTGTGATAATTCTCTGCATTGTGAAGCGAGGGGAGTTCTCAAGGCAGATTGACTCAAAGTTAGGAAGCAGCTTCTCAACTGTAGCATTTGTAATTGTCGTG GCTACTTGCACCATACTAGCAATGATCGCGACTGTACCGCTTGCTCAACTTCTGTGCTTCCATATTCTTCTTATCAAGAAG GGAATTAGTACATATGATTACATCATAGCTTTGAGAGAGCAAGAGGAAGATCAGCAAGAAGAGGTTGCTGGTCACCAAAGTCCGCAGATGTCTATCATTAGTTCTGTTACTGGATTTAGCACAGCAAGTTCTTTTGGTCCTCTTCATCGTGGTTCATGGTGCACTCCACCACGATTATTCCTTGAAGATCAG TTTGATGTCATCCCTCCGGAGATTGGCATGTCACAGAACCCTGGAAGCAAGAAGATGAAGATACCGGAAGGAGCAAGAAGAAGAAATGGAACGGTAAAAATCAGCCCCTGGACACTGGCACGCCTCAACGCCGAGGAAGTGTCAAAGGCAGCCGCCCAGGCAAAGAAGAAATCCAAGATTCTGAAGCCTATTGCAAGACAAGACCCTCCGATCATCCATGACAACAGGAGGGGGCGATTCCCTGCCGAACTCTCTCTCGATCCCCTAGCAAGGCTATCCGCAAGCGGCACCGAGAGCAACTTCAGCGATGCGGCAATGGAAGCTTCTGCCAGTCTAGCCCCACTGCAGCTCGAAGCGAGGAGCGCTTTCCAACCAAGCACCGCGGCATCCTCCAGAATCGCCGTCTCATCGTCTGAGAGCAGCTTCGATTCACCTGATCTCCACCCATttcgagtttcttcatgcaccgCCGACGAAATGCTGGGAGTTATTACGCCGCATGCGGCTCAGAGCCACATCGAGTTCACAAGATCGACGAGCGACGGGTATGAGGCGTCGGGAGGCGAAGACAGTGACCGCATCCCGTCGAGAATCGTGCACAGATCGTCCAACTGGGCTAACTCGCTTCTGCATTCCGGTCAGGCTGGACCGGCGCCTGACCAGCACATGCCATTGTCTGAAGGGTTTCTTAACAACAGCAGATCAGGCTAG
- the LOC123093023 gene encoding vesicle transport protein GOT1 has translation MVSFEMNDLKKIGLGLTGFGVFFSFLGIVFFFDKGLIAMGNILFLSGLGLTIGLKSTMQFFTKPKNYKGTISFGAGFFLVLIGWPFFGMLLEAYGFIVLFSGFWPTLAVFLQRIPILGWIFQQPFVTSFLDRYRGKRVPV, from the exons ATGGTGTCCTTTGAGATGAATGACCTTAAGA AGATAGGGCTAGGCCTGACAGGCTTTGGAGTATTCTTCTCCTTCCTGGGAATCGTTTTCTTCTTTGACAAGGGGCTTATTGCTATGGGCAAT ATACTCTTCCTGTCAGGTTTGGGTTTGACAATCGGTCTGAAATCAACAATGCAGTTCTTCACAAAGCCTAAGAATTACAAG GGTACCATCTCATTTGGCGCAGGCTTTTTCCTGGTTCTCATTGGATGGCCTTTCTTTGGCATGCTCTTAGAGGCATATGGTTTTATCGTACTCTTCAG TGGATTCTGGCCAACTCTCGCAGTTTTCCTGCAAAGGATTCCTATCCTTGGCTGGATTTTTCAACAACCATTTGTCACTTCG TTCCTTGACCGTTACAGAGGGAAACGAGTGCCGGTGTAG